A window of the Thalassospira indica genome harbors these coding sequences:
- a CDS encoding TRAP transporter substrate-binding protein, translating into MTNIKRRDFLTKSAIGAAATGAGVIAAPSIVRAQETFNWKMTNAYGPGSPFYVTGPGSPEDFCKRVTEMSNGRLNIQHFAAGELIPALEGFDAVQAGTVEMNAANAYFWAGKIFAAQYFTTVPFGLNFQGVNAWLYHAGGLELWHEVYQPYGLVAFPMGNTGVQMTGWFREPIESLDDFNGLKMRIPGLAGKVYQQIGVEVKLLPGGEIFPALERGVIDAAEFVGPYQDRRLGLQKAAKYYYTTGWHEPSNVTELLINQKAWESLPADLQAIVKNAAQACNLDSHSWCEANNAAALRDLVENFGVKAQTLPDEVVTKLKDITKDTLEAEAAKDPVTKKVHDSFMAFRDTHREWAAISEKPYHGIISSKGGMS; encoded by the coding sequence TCTGACCAAATCGGCAATCGGTGCGGCAGCAACCGGCGCAGGCGTTATTGCCGCGCCAAGCATCGTTCGTGCGCAGGAAACCTTTAACTGGAAAATGACCAATGCCTATGGTCCGGGATCACCCTTTTATGTGACCGGTCCGGGCAGCCCGGAAGATTTCTGTAAGCGCGTGACGGAAATGTCGAATGGCCGTCTGAACATTCAGCATTTCGCCGCCGGCGAACTGATCCCGGCCCTTGAGGGCTTTGACGCGGTTCAGGCCGGTACGGTCGAAATGAATGCCGCCAACGCCTATTTCTGGGCCGGTAAAATCTTTGCCGCGCAGTATTTCACCACGGTGCCGTTCGGTCTGAACTTCCAGGGTGTGAATGCCTGGCTGTATCATGCTGGCGGACTTGAGCTTTGGCACGAAGTCTATCAGCCTTATGGTCTGGTGGCCTTCCCGATGGGCAATACCGGCGTTCAGATGACCGGTTGGTTCCGCGAGCCGATTGAAAGCCTGGATGATTTCAATGGCCTTAAAATGCGTATCCCGGGTCTGGCGGGCAAGGTTTACCAGCAGATCGGTGTTGAAGTGAAACTGCTGCCGGGTGGGGAAATCTTCCCGGCACTGGAACGTGGTGTGATTGACGCGGCCGAGTTCGTTGGCCCGTATCAGGACCGTCGTCTGGGTCTTCAGAAAGCCGCCAAATACTACTACACCACCGGCTGGCATGAGCCGTCCAACGTCACCGAACTTCTGATCAATCAGAAAGCCTGGGAAAGCCTGCCAGCCGATCTTCAGGCGATTGTCAAAAACGCCGCACAGGCGTGTAACCTTGATAGCCATTCCTGGTGCGAAGCCAATAACGCAGCCGCCCTGCGGGATCTGGTCGAGAACTTTGGTGTCAAGGCGCAAACCCTTCCGGATGAAGTCGTGACCAAGCTCAAGGACATCACCAAGGATACCCTCGAAGCCGAAGCAGCCAAGGACCCGGTCACGAAAAAGGTCCATGACAGCTTCATGGCCTTCCGCGACACGCACCGTGAATGGGCCGCGATCAGTGAAAAACCCTATCACGGGATCATTTCATCCAAAGGCGGGATGAGCTGA
- a CDS encoding ABC transporter substrate-binding protein, translating to MVSFKKLAVSTAAMGVALGLSFAAQAEMMIGFSQIGSESGWRTSETASIKAEAEKRGIDLKFSDAQQKQENQIKAVRSFIAQGVDGILLAPVVETGWDQVLKEAKDAGIPVVLVDRGVDASEDLYLTKVASDFVVEGALAAAWLAAETNGVCDVVELQGTVGSSAANDRKEGFESVVSNFPAINIIRSQSGDFTRSGGKEVMESFLKAENGGANICAVYAHNDDMALGAVQAIKEAGLNPGEDMLIVSIDAVPDIFKAMADGDTNATIELNPHLGAPSFDAIKAAKAGEEVPKWIKANGPLFLPDTAAEEYKMRSK from the coding sequence GTGGTAAGTTTTAAAAAATTGGCAGTCTCGACTGCCGCAATGGGTGTTGCGCTTGGTCTTTCGTTTGCTGCACAGGCAGAAATGATGATCGGTTTCTCGCAGATCGGTTCAGAAAGTGGCTGGCGTACGTCCGAAACAGCGTCAATCAAGGCCGAAGCCGAAAAGCGTGGCATTGATCTTAAATTCTCTGATGCACAGCAGAAACAGGAAAACCAGATCAAGGCAGTCCGTTCCTTCATCGCGCAGGGCGTGGACGGCATTCTTCTGGCACCGGTTGTTGAAACCGGTTGGGATCAGGTTCTCAAAGAAGCAAAAGACGCTGGCATTCCGGTCGTTCTCGTTGACCGTGGCGTTGATGCAAGTGAAGACCTGTATCTGACCAAAGTGGCGTCGGACTTCGTGGTTGAAGGTGCTCTGGCCGCGGCATGGCTGGCTGCTGAAACCAATGGCGTTTGCGACGTTGTCGAACTGCAGGGTACTGTTGGTTCGTCTGCCGCCAATGACCGTAAGGAAGGTTTTGAGTCGGTTGTGTCAAACTTCCCGGCCATCAACATCATCCGTTCGCAGTCCGGTGACTTCACCCGTTCCGGCGGCAAGGAAGTCATGGAAAGCTTCCTGAAAGCGGAAAATGGCGGTGCCAACATCTGTGCGGTTTATGCCCACAATGATGACATGGCACTGGGTGCCGTTCAGGCCATCAAGGAAGCCGGTCTGAACCCGGGTGAAGATATGCTGATCGTATCAATCGATGCGGTGCCCGATATCTTCAAGGCGATGGCCGATGGCGATACCAACGCAACCATCGAATTGAACCCGCATCTCGGTGCGCCGTCCTTTGACGCAATCAAGGCGGCGAAGGCTGGTGAAGAAGTTCCGAAATGGATCAAGGCAAATGGTCCGCTCTTCCTGCCAGATACCGCTGCCGAAGAATACAAAATGCGTAGCAAATAA
- a CDS encoding gamma-glutamyltransferase family protein: MLRSRTALGGMVTAPHHLAAEAGRDILREGGNAVEAMIAAAATIAVVYPHMNAIGGDGFWLISEPGKDPVAIRACGGAANLATPDFYREQGHAAIPARGPLAALTVAGAIGGWIKAAEVARTLGGKISQSRLMADAVHHAKTGVPITKSQVALTTTKMAELKDSPGYVETYAANGIPAIGDVLRQPALGATLEHLGRAGFDDFYRGDIAQTNARGLEAAGSPLRLADFEAYHAKTMTPLSVKLSSGTVFNMVPPTQGVASLMILGLYDRLGQGAAQVDSFDHIHGLVEATKRAFLKRDAHIGDPDRMRIDPMALLSDEMLDAEAAKIDMENALSWPHVAKPGDTIWMGAVDANGVAVSYIQSIFWEFGSGVVVPETGVLWQNRGASFTLHDGPNQLGAGRLPFHTLNPALAKLNDGSVLTYGTMGGEGQPQTQSAVFTRHVLYGQDLQEAITAPRWLLGKTWGEDTTTLKLENRFDPALIEQLKSAGHTVELVGSYEDMMGHAGGIRLRKDGVMEGANDPRADGSVSAI, encoded by the coding sequence ATGTTACGTTCAAGAACTGCACTCGGTGGCATGGTCACCGCCCCGCATCATCTGGCGGCTGAGGCCGGGCGCGATATCCTGCGCGAAGGCGGTAACGCGGTTGAGGCAATGATTGCTGCGGCTGCGACCATTGCAGTTGTCTATCCGCATATGAACGCGATTGGTGGTGATGGCTTCTGGCTGATTTCCGAACCCGGCAAAGACCCGGTTGCCATCCGGGCGTGTGGCGGGGCCGCAAACCTCGCAACACCGGACTTTTACCGCGAACAGGGCCATGCCGCGATCCCGGCCCGTGGTCCGTTGGCTGCCCTGACGGTGGCAGGCGCAATCGGTGGCTGGATCAAGGCGGCCGAGGTGGCACGCACGCTTGGCGGCAAGATTTCCCAAAGCCGCCTGATGGCCGATGCGGTCCATCACGCCAAAACCGGGGTTCCGATCACCAAGTCACAGGTTGCCCTGACCACGACCAAAATGGCAGAACTCAAAGACTCTCCGGGCTATGTTGAAACCTATGCTGCCAACGGCATCCCTGCGATTGGCGATGTGCTTCGCCAACCGGCCCTTGGTGCAACCCTTGAACATCTTGGTCGTGCGGGATTTGATGATTTTTACCGTGGTGATATCGCGCAAACCAATGCGCGCGGGCTTGAGGCCGCCGGAAGTCCGCTTCGCCTGGCCGATTTTGAAGCCTATCACGCCAAAACCATGACCCCGCTGTCGGTCAAACTTTCAAGCGGCACAGTGTTTAACATGGTGCCGCCGACCCAAGGTGTCGCGTCGCTGATGATCCTTGGTCTATATGATCGCTTGGGGCAGGGGGCCGCGCAGGTCGATAGCTTTGATCATATCCATGGCTTGGTCGAGGCGACCAAACGGGCGTTTCTCAAACGTGATGCTCATATTGGCGACCCGGACCGCATGCGCATTGATCCAATGGCGCTGCTATCTGACGAAATGCTGGATGCCGAGGCCGCCAAAATCGATATGGAAAACGCACTTTCTTGGCCGCATGTTGCAAAGCCGGGCGATACCATCTGGATGGGGGCGGTCGATGCCAATGGTGTTGCGGTCAGCTATATCCAAAGCATCTTCTGGGAATTCGGTTCCGGCGTCGTCGTGCCCGAAACCGGGGTTCTGTGGCAAAATCGCGGGGCGAGCTTCACGCTCCATGATGGCCCCAATCAGCTGGGCGCAGGCCGCCTACCGTTCCATACGCTCAACCCGGCCTTGGCAAAGCTGAATGACGGATCGGTGCTGACCTACGGCACCATGGGCGGCGAAGGGCAGCCACAAACCCAATCGGCGGTCTTTACCCGCCATGTCCTCTATGGGCAGGACCTGCAAGAAGCCATCACCGCCCCGCGCTGGTTGCTGGGCAAAACATGGGGCGAAGACACCACAACCCTTAAACTCGAAAACCGTTTTGACCCGGCCCTGATCGAACAGCTGAAATCAGCCGGTCATACGGTCGAGCTCGTCGGTTCTTATGAGGATATGATGGGCCATGCGGGCGGTATCCGTCTGCGGAAGGATGGGGTCATGGAAGGGGCGAATGACCCCAGGGCGGACGGTTCTGTTTCCGCCATTTGA
- a CDS encoding TRAP transporter small permease subunit has product MKSTRTEPLPDRVLGLVVDIAGWGAAISGLALVLVVGGNVLLRYLFNSGSVAMQELEWHLVSPIALMGMAYGMRHGGHVRVDFLYERLGPRAQAIIDLFSAVLMAVLGVALIWFSIPYVEQSIMMGEGSPDPGGLPYRFLLKAFIPIGFGLLLIQAIAQALINYRQITAGDHSIPAFDARDGAPQTGAGD; this is encoded by the coding sequence ATGAAGTCGACCCGTACTGAGCCGTTACCGGACCGCGTTCTTGGTCTGGTTGTCGATATTGCCGGATGGGGCGCTGCGATCAGTGGTCTTGCCCTTGTTCTGGTGGTCGGGGGCAATGTGTTGCTGCGCTATCTGTTCAATTCCGGAAGTGTCGCGATGCAGGAACTTGAATGGCATCTGGTGTCGCCGATTGCCCTGATGGGGATGGCCTATGGCATGCGCCATGGCGGCCATGTGCGGGTCGATTTCCTTTATGAACGTCTGGGCCCCCGGGCCCAGGCGATCATCGACCTTTTCTCGGCCGTTTTGATGGCGGTGCTGGGCGTGGCCCTGATCTGGTTTTCGATCCCCTATGTCGAACAATCCATCATGATGGGCGAAGGCTCCCCCGATCCGGGGGGCTTGCCATATCGCTTTTTGCTTAAGGCCTTTATCCCGATTGGCTTTGGCCTTTTGCTGATCCAGGCGATTGCGCAAGCATTGATCAATTATCGCCAAATCACTGCTGGTGACCACAGCATACCCGCCTTTGATGCACGTGACGGAGCACCGCAAACCGGTGCAGGAGACTAA
- a CDS encoding TRAP transporter large permease, with product MTGNEWLAIGMVGGFFGFLVLGVPVAISLAISGFAFGIMGFGTGLFNLLPARVYGVVTNYTLLALPLFIFMGVMLEKSKLAEELIDVIGHAMGRLRGGMGLAIVIVGVLMGASSGVVGATVVTVGLLSLQPLINRGYDKGVASGVICASGTLGQIIPPSLVLILLADILGESVGTLFAAAMVPGLILAGMLGLYLVLLGIFKPDMVPAIPKEERDAMSTQQLLIKIAKVVVPPLALVFAVLGSIVGGIAAPTEAASMGALGALLLALIAGRLNFGVMRDVLHDTLITSAMVFFILICAQPFGLAFRGLGGEGLVHAMFEWVPGGDMGNLLFMMGVIFVLGFFLEWIEISYIALPMFLPVFLNSGIDMAWLAILVAMNLQTSFLTPPFGWALFFLKGVAPPSVSTVDIYRGVIPFIGIQAVALILLFIFPELTSWLPNLIGW from the coding sequence ATGACCGGAAATGAATGGCTGGCCATCGGCATGGTCGGGGGCTTCTTTGGCTTCCTTGTGCTCGGTGTGCCAGTGGCAATCTCGCTTGCTATTTCGGGATTTGCCTTTGGAATTATGGGGTTTGGCACCGGTTTGTTTAACCTGTTGCCGGCACGCGTTTACGGGGTTGTCACCAACTATACGCTGCTTGCCCTGCCGCTTTTCATCTTCATGGGGGTGATGCTTGAAAAGTCAAAACTGGCCGAGGAACTGATTGACGTCATTGGTCATGCCATGGGCCGCCTTCGGGGCGGCATGGGCCTTGCCATCGTGATCGTTGGCGTGCTGATGGGCGCATCTTCAGGCGTGGTCGGGGCGACGGTGGTGACTGTTGGATTGCTGTCCCTGCAACCCCTGATCAACCGTGGTTATGACAAGGGGGTTGCCAGTGGCGTGATTTGCGCATCGGGCACGTTGGGGCAGATCATCCCGCCCAGTCTGGTGCTGATCCTGCTTGCCGATATTCTCGGTGAGTCCGTCGGAACCCTGTTTGCCGCCGCCATGGTGCCGGGGCTTATTCTTGCCGGGATGCTGGGCCTTTATCTTGTGCTTCTGGGGATTTTCAAGCCTGACATGGTGCCCGCGATCCCCAAGGAAGAACGCGACGCCATGAGCACGCAGCAACTCCTGATCAAGATCGCCAAGGTGGTCGTGCCGCCGCTTGCGCTTGTCTTTGCTGTGCTGGGATCCATCGTTGGCGGCATTGCCGCCCCGACCGAGGCCGCCTCGATGGGGGCTCTCGGGGCGTTGCTTCTGGCCTTGATTGCCGGGCGTCTGAATTTCGGTGTGATGCGCGATGTGTTGCATGACACGCTGATCACCAGTGCGATGGTGTTCTTTATCCTGATCTGCGCACAGCCCTTTGGTCTGGCCTTCCGTGGTTTGGGCGGCGAGGGTCTTGTGCATGCGATGTTTGAATGGGTGCCGGGTGGCGACATGGGCAATCTTCTGTTCATGATGGGCGTGATCTTTGTGCTCGGATTCTTCCTCGAATGGATCGAGATTTCCTATATCGCGCTTCCGATGTTCTTGCCGGTCTTCCTCAATAGCGGGATCGACATGGCCTGGCTTGCCATTCTGGTGGCGATGAACCTGCAAACAAGCTTCCTGACACCGCCTTTTGGCTGGGCGCTTTTCTTCCTCAAGGGGGTTGCACCACCATCGGTCTCGACGGTCGATATCTATCGCGGGGTGATCCCGTTTATCGGCATTCAGGCAGTGGCATTGATCCTTCTGTTTATCTTCCCGGAACTGACAAGCTGGTTACCAAACCTGATCGGCTGGTAG
- a CDS encoding aldose epimerase family protein codes for MANPHTTTLKKGENAPRAALESSQIRVLVSALGARLCGVYLRDTKDGHETNIAVNLIDDAAYLDQDSYIGAVCGRYANRIEKSRYPDGNGDIVQLAANEGEHHLHGGPDGFDRRPWTISDQSDRSVTFELTSPAGDQGYPGTMTAWATYSLVADDRLRLEITATCDQPCPVNMTSHAYWNLTGKFDQSAGDHVLQINAEQWLPVDDKLIPTGEIRDVMGTGYDFRSPARVSDMLPHACQGFDHNFCLTGPRGELRQIATLSDPASKRSIKLFSTEAGLQFYLSQHFNDAMKTENGVSLHPSGGIALEPQTYPNSPNRPDFPSPWLKPGETYRHVIEWEFS; via the coding sequence ATGGCAAATCCCCATACCACCACACTTAAAAAGGGCGAAAATGCCCCGCGCGCTGCATTAGAGAGCTCTCAGATTCGCGTGTTGGTTTCTGCGCTTGGCGCGCGTCTTTGCGGGGTCTATTTGCGCGACACAAAGGATGGACACGAAACCAATATCGCGGTTAACCTGATTGACGATGCCGCCTATCTTGATCAGGACAGCTATATCGGGGCAGTCTGCGGGCGTTATGCCAATCGCATTGAAAAGTCGCGCTACCCCGATGGAAACGGGGATATCGTTCAGCTTGCCGCCAATGAAGGCGAACACCACCTGCATGGCGGACCGGATGGTTTTGACAGACGGCCCTGGACCATTTCCGATCAATCAGATCGCAGTGTTACGTTTGAACTGACCTCGCCCGCAGGGGATCAGGGATATCCCGGCACCATGACCGCATGGGCCACCTATTCACTGGTGGCCGATGATCGCCTTCGCCTTGAAATCACCGCCACCTGTGATCAGCCCTGCCCGGTCAACATGACAAGTCACGCCTATTGGAACCTGACGGGCAAGTTTGACCAAAGTGCTGGCGATCACGTTTTGCAGATCAATGCTGAACAATGGCTTCCGGTGGATGACAAACTGATCCCGACCGGCGAAATCCGTGACGTCATGGGGACCGGTTATGACTTCCGAAGCCCGGCACGGGTTTCCGATATGCTGCCGCACGCGTGCCAAGGCTTTGATCACAATTTCTGCCTGACCGGCCCCCGCGGCGAATTGCGCCAGATCGCGACCCTTTCAGATCCCGCAAGCAAACGGTCAATCAAACTGTTTTCGACCGAGGCCGGTTTGCAATTCTATCTCTCGCAGCATTTCAATGATGCGATGAAAACGGAAAACGGCGTATCCCTGCACCCGTCAGGCGGCATCGCCCTTGAACCGCAAACCTACCCCAACAGCCCCAACCGCCCGGATTTTCCGAGCCCGTGGCTCAAGCCGGGTGAGACTTATCGCCATGTGATTGAGTGGGAGTTTTCCTAA